One uncultured Jannaschia sp. DNA segment encodes these proteins:
- a CDS encoding substrate-binding domain-containing protein, which translates to MSVTKTAISALAIAAVSATAAVARDQVQVAGSSTVLPYASIVAEAFGENFDFPTPVVESGGSSAGLKRFCEGVGENTIDIANASRAIRDGEREACAAAGVTDIIEVRIGYDGIVFASQQSGPAFDAFTPSQWYLAMAKEIPGEDGALAANPNTTWSEIDPALPDAEILAFIPGTKHGTREVFEEKVVLQGCEDTGAMQRMMDGGMDEDGAEGACMSIRDDGRAIDIDGDYTETLARIESDPNGVGVFGLSFYENNTDKLKVATMGGVVPSTETISTGEYPVSRPLYFYIKKAHIGAIPGLKEFAEFFVSNDIAGPYGPLAEYGLVSDPELGAVQATVTDETVMN; encoded by the coding sequence ATGTCCGTCACCAAGACCGCGATCTCGGCCCTGGCCATCGCCGCCGTGTCCGCCACCGCCGCCGTAGCCCGCGACCAGGTGCAGGTCGCAGGCTCGTCCACCGTCCTGCCGTACGCGTCCATCGTGGCCGAGGCCTTCGGCGAGAATTTCGACTTCCCGACGCCCGTCGTTGAATCGGGCGGCTCGTCTGCCGGTCTGAAGCGCTTCTGCGAAGGGGTCGGCGAGAACACGATCGACATCGCCAACGCCTCCCGCGCCATCCGCGACGGCGAGCGCGAGGCCTGCGCCGCCGCCGGCGTGACGGACATCATCGAGGTCCGGATCGGCTATGACGGCATCGTCTTCGCCAGCCAGCAGTCGGGCCCCGCCTTCGACGCCTTCACGCCCTCGCAGTGGTACCTCGCGATGGCCAAGGAGATCCCCGGCGAGGATGGCGCGCTCGCCGCGAACCCGAACACCACCTGGTCCGAGATCGATCCGGCCCTTCCCGACGCCGAGATCCTCGCCTTCATTCCCGGCACCAAGCACGGCACGCGTGAGGTCTTCGAGGAGAAGGTCGTCCTGCAGGGCTGCGAGGATACCGGCGCGATGCAGCGCATGATGGACGGCGGCATGGACGAGGACGGTGCCGAAGGGGCCTGCATGTCGATCCGTGACGATGGCCGCGCGATCGATATCGACGGCGACTACACCGAGACGCTGGCCCGCATTGAGAGCGACCCGAACGGCGTCGGCGTGTTCGGTCTCTCGTTTTACGAGAACAACACCGACAAGCTGAAGGTCGCGACGATGGGCGGTGTGGTGCCTTCGACCGAGACCATCTCGACCGGCGAATACCCGGTGTCGCGCCCGCTCTACTTCTACATCAAGAAGGCGCATATCGGCGCGATCCCCGGCCTGAAGGAATTCGCCGAGTTCTTCGTCTCGAACGACATCGCCGGTCCCTACGGTCCGCTGGCCGAATACGGCCTCGTCTCCGATCCGGAACTGGGCGCGGTGCAGGCGACCGTGACCGACGAAACGGTCATGAACTGA